The Bradyrhizobium diazoefficiens genome contains the following window.
ACGCGGTCCTTCGCAACTACCCGATCTCGGCGCATATCCGCTTCCTGCTCGAAGAGATACGCCCGGAGATGCGGCAGTATTTCTTCGAGAGCGAGAAGGACGGCATGCCGTTCTCGCGCGATATCCGCGCGGTGGTCTATCAGCGCGCCAAGATGCAGCTCGACAAGCGTCCGTTCGGCACCCAGGAGGACGTCTACCGCGAGGGTTACGAGTGGATGCATCACTCGGTAGCGCCGAAGGCGCATGCCGAGGAAAAGTTTCGTGTCACCATCGGCGGGCCTGACTGCGCAAAACCCTATTCGGCCTCGGTGTTCAATATCTCGGCGATGAGCTTTGGCGCGCTCAGCCCCAACGCCGTGCGCGCGCTGAACGCCGGCGCGAAGAAGGGCGGGTTCGCGCATGACACCGGCGAGGGCGGTGTCAGCCCCTATCATCGCGAGATGGGCGGCGACATCATCTGGGAGATCGGCTCCGGTTATTTCGGCTGCCGTCATCTCGACGGCACTTTCGATCCCGACGCGTTCGCGCGTGTTGCGAGCCAGGACCAGATCAAGATGGTCGAGCTCAAGGTCAGCCAGGGCGCCAAGCCCGGCCATGGCGGCGTGCTGCCGGCTGCCAAGGTGTCGGAGGAGATTTCCAAGATTCGCGGCGTCTCGATGGGCGAGGACTGCATCTCGCCGGCCTCGCATCGCGCCTTCTCCACGCCCACCGGCATGATGCAATTCATCGCCGAGATGCGGAAGCTCTCCGGCGGCAAGCCGGCCGGCTTTAAGCTTTGCATCGGCCACCCCTGGGAGTTTCTGGCGATCTGCAAGGCGATGCTGGAGACCGGAATCTATCCGGACTTCATCGTCGTCGATGGCAACGAGGGCGGCACCGGTGCCGCGCCGCTCGAGTTCATGGACCATCTGGGCATGCCGATGCGCGAGGGCGTCAATTTCGTCCACAATGCGCTGGTCGGCATCAACGCGCGTGATCGCATCAGGCTCGGCGCCTCCGGCAAGATCGCGACCGCCTTCGACATGGCGCGCGCCATGGCGATCGGCGCCGACTGGTGCAATTCGGCGCGCGGCTTCATGTTCTCGCTCGGCTGCATCCAGTCGCTGAGCTGCCACACCGATCGCTGTCCGACCGGTGTCGCGACCCAGGACCCGACCCGGGCCCGCGCGCTCTACGTGCCGCTCAAGATCGACCGCGTGCACAATTACCACCATGCGACGCTGCACTCGCTGACGGAGCTGATCGCGGCAGCCGGTCTCGAACATCCGCAGCAGCTGCGCCCGGTCCATTTCAGTCAGCGGACCTCGACGACCCACGTGCAATCCTTCGCCCAACTCTATCCGTCGCTGCGTCCGGGCGAGCTGCTCGAAGGCACGGAAGACCCGCGGTTCCGCGAGGCTTGGCGCATGGCGCGGGCGGATACGTTCCAGCCGGCGCTGTAAGGTGCCAGTCCAACGTGTCCTGTGGCGGCGCGAATTTATGGGGGGGGTTGCGCTTTAACATCTGTTTCAGCTTCGGGTGTAAATTGGCCCCATGGATGAACGGCGTGACAAAAGCAGGCACCGGGTCCTGAAAGCCGGAACCATCGAGTTCGGCGGCGGCGCGATCGACTGCACTGTCCGTAATTTCTCGGACACCGGCGCGGCGCTGGACGTGACAAGCCCGGTCGGTATCCCCGAGCAGTTCACCCTGGCCATCAAGGCCGACGGAACGCATCTGTCCTGCACCGTGGTCTGGCGCAAGGAAAAGCGGATCGGCGTGAGGTTCGGCTGAGCGACGCGCGCAACAAATTCCGGTGTCGTCCCGGCGAAGGCCGGGACCCATACCGCGTGATTTATCGACCATGCGCAGGAAGCAGTACCGCGCAACTACTAGTCTTCGCAAAATTCAGTTTTGTGGTTATGGGTCCCGGCCTTCGCCGGGACGACGAGTAGAGGTTGGTGCGCCATCCTGTACTCTAGCACATAACCGCTCGCTCAGCCGGTCTCGGCTTCACCCAACCGGGCCGCCAAAATCTTGTCGATCCGCCGACCGTCGAGATCGACCACCTCGATGTGCCAGCCGCCGAGGTCGAAGGCGTCGCCGACATTGGGCAGCACGTTGAATTGCTGCAGCACGAGGCCCGCCACCGTGTTGTAACGGTGATGCGGCGGCAGCTCGATGCCGAGGAGTTCGCCGAACTCGTCGACCGGCATCCAGCCAGAAACCAGCAGTGAGCCGTCCGCCCGCCTGACATAGGCGGGCTCCGGCGGGCCCTCCTCGGAATGGAAGGCGCCGACGATCGATTCCAGAATATCGGCCGCCGTCACCACGCCTTCGAACGCGCCGTACTCGTCATAGACGAAACCGACGTGAACCGGCGCAGCCTTCAAGATCGCGACCACGTCGCGGGCATCCGCCGAGGCGGGAATGCTGGGTGCTTGGCGGATCAGCGCTCGCAGATCCGGTGTGCGTTCGTTCATGTAGGCGACCAGCAGGTCCTTGGCCTGAAGCACGCCAATCGGCTTGTCGCGATCGCCGTCGGACACGGGAAAGCGCGAATGCGGGCTCTTTGCGATCAGCGCCTGGATCACCTCTTGATCATCGCTCAGGTCGATCTCGTCGACCTCGGTGCGCGGCGTCATCACCGCGCCGACCGGGCGATCGCCGAGCCGCATCACGCCGGCGATCATCTCCTTCTCGCCGGGCTCGAGCACGCCGGCGCTCTCGGCCTCTCGGACGAGATGATGGATCTCGTCCTCCGACACCTTCTCCTCGGACTTGCCGCCATGGCCGAGCAGCGTGAGGATCAGCTTGCCCGAGAGGTCGAGCAGAA
Protein-coding sequences here:
- a CDS encoding FMN-binding glutamate synthase family protein — protein: MGIVAEDNKTQESPKPSSPNPSSPKRLALAEEGMMETLLLPFSPRFIILTICAVVTALLIGIGIADRKIFGILLIPIVIFGALTVLGVRDLMQKGHAVLRNYPISAHIRFLLEEIRPEMRQYFFESEKDGMPFSRDIRAVVYQRAKMQLDKRPFGTQEDVYREGYEWMHHSVAPKAHAEEKFRVTIGGPDCAKPYSASVFNISAMSFGALSPNAVRALNAGAKKGGFAHDTGEGGVSPYHREMGGDIIWEIGSGYFGCRHLDGTFDPDAFARVASQDQIKMVELKVSQGAKPGHGGVLPAAKVSEEISKIRGVSMGEDCISPASHRAFSTPTGMMQFIAEMRKLSGGKPAGFKLCIGHPWEFLAICKAMLETGIYPDFIVVDGNEGGTGAAPLEFMDHLGMPMREGVNFVHNALVGINARDRIRLGASGKIATAFDMARAMAIGADWCNSARGFMFSLGCIQSLSCHTDRCPTGVATQDPTRARALYVPLKIDRVHNYHHATLHSLTELIAAAGLEHPQQLRPVHFSQRTSTTHVQSFAQLYPSLRPGELLEGTEDPRFREAWRMARADTFQPAL
- a CDS encoding PilZ domain-containing protein; this encodes MDERRDKSRHRVLKAGTIEFGGGAIDCTVRNFSDTGAALDVTSPVGIPEQFTLAIKADGTHLSCTVVWRKEKRIGVRFG
- a CDS encoding hemolysin family protein, which codes for MLSVELIIVVVLIVINGLLSMSELAVVSSRPARLSVLAAKGVRGAERALTLAADPGKFLSTVQIGITLVGVLSGAFSGATLGQRLTQWLVELGLSVGIADIVGVGIVVTLITYATLIVGELVPKQVALRDPESIAVRVAPAMHVLAKVSLPLVFLLDLSGKLILTLLGHGGKSEEKVSEDEIHHLVREAESAGVLEPGEKEMIAGVMRLGDRPVGAVMTPRTEVDEIDLSDDQEVIQALIAKSPHSRFPVSDGDRDKPIGVLQAKDLLVAYMNERTPDLRALIRQAPSIPASADARDVVAILKAAPVHVGFVYDEYGAFEGVVTAADILESIVGAFHSEEGPPEPAYVRRADGSLLVSGWMPVDEFGELLGIELPPHHRYNTVAGLVLQQFNVLPNVGDAFDLGGWHIEVVDLDGRRIDKILAARLGEAETG